A region of Algiphilus sp. DNA encodes the following proteins:
- a CDS encoding alpha/beta hydrolase: MRWIDTAAGPVRVRDTGGDRPPVVFAPDGPCTVEHYDTLVALLRDDYRVVVFDLPGFGFSEPDPDYGHGLAEGGRVVTAVLEALDLPPATLALSCVNGLYAMAAARLAPERVARLVLCQTPDVTALKAWAARTIPSPIETPLIGQLLNYFSRRRLARIWLRMAVADEARQPDFLATADGTLRQGGCYCLAGAVQGMLNTGDDDALLQVPASVPVTLVWGRADRTHRRTDPQSLRTHCPHLEVVTFDDAGHLPDLEAPERYAALLRDLPAAS; encoded by the coding sequence ATGCGGTGGATCGACACCGCGGCCGGGCCGGTGCGCGTGCGCGACACCGGGGGCGACCGCCCCCCGGTGGTGTTCGCGCCGGACGGGCCGTGCACGGTGGAGCACTACGACACGCTGGTGGCGCTGCTGCGCGACGACTACCGGGTGGTGGTGTTCGATCTGCCCGGCTTCGGCTTCAGTGAGCCGGACCCGGACTACGGGCACGGTCTTGCCGAGGGCGGGCGCGTGGTGACGGCGGTGCTCGAGGCCCTGGACCTGCCGCCGGCGACGCTGGCGCTGTCCTGCGTCAACGGCCTCTATGCAATGGCTGCGGCGCGGCTCGCGCCGGAGCGCGTGGCGCGACTGGTGCTGTGCCAGACCCCCGACGTGACCGCCCTGAAGGCATGGGCGGCGCGCACCATCCCGTCGCCGATCGAGACACCGCTGATCGGGCAGCTGCTCAACTACTTCAGCCGGCGCCGGCTGGCGCGCATCTGGCTGCGCATGGCGGTGGCCGACGAGGCCCGGCAACCGGACTTCCTGGCCACCGCCGACGGCACCCTGCGGCAGGGCGGATGCTACTGCCTCGCCGGTGCCGTGCAGGGCATGCTGAACACCGGTGACGACGATGCCCTGCTGCAGGTGCCGGCCTCGGTGCCCGTGACCCTGGTGTGGGGCCGCGCCGACCGGACGCATCGCCGCACCGACCCGCAGTCGCTGCGCACGCACTGCCCCCACCTCGAGGTGGTGACCTTCGACGACGCCGGGCATCTTCCCGACCTCGAGGCGCCCGAACGCTACGCCGCGCTGCTGCGCGACCTTCCGGCGGCCTCGTGA
- a CDS encoding alpha/beta hydrolase yields the protein MIGPAFDAMAYRLVAGKRARAAAAWPAEQRLLATAAGPLCVRDSGGTLPPLVIAVASPCVIAHYDALYDELRREFRVIIFDMPGFGFSVPRARDRHRLADGCATIGALLDTLDLHDVTLACASINGLYAIAASQQQRRRLARLLLVQTPDCRNMKAWFARVTQRIMRTPGAGQYVNFISRRRFPPVWYRIAVADRARHAAFTDPARAALESGGCYCFASFVQGMVETREDDPLLRVPDDLPVTVVWGTRDRTHQRTDAGSVQNHCPHAEIIRFDAVGHYPDLEAPEAFAALLRERVPTPTS from the coding sequence ATGATCGGTCCGGCATTCGATGCAATGGCCTACCGGCTGGTCGCCGGCAAGCGTGCGCGGGCGGCGGCCGCGTGGCCGGCCGAGCAGCGCCTGCTCGCCACGGCGGCGGGTCCGCTGTGCGTGCGAGACAGCGGCGGAACGCTGCCGCCACTGGTGATCGCGGTCGCCAGCCCCTGCGTGATCGCCCACTACGACGCCCTCTACGACGAGCTGCGCCGGGAATTCCGCGTCATCATCTTCGACATGCCGGGCTTCGGCTTCAGCGTCCCGCGGGCGCGCGACCGGCACCGCCTCGCCGACGGCTGCGCCACCATCGGGGCGCTGCTCGACACGCTGGACCTGCACGATGTCACGCTGGCATGCGCGTCGATCAACGGCCTGTACGCGATCGCAGCCAGTCAGCAGCAGCGCCGGCGACTGGCCCGGCTGCTGCTGGTGCAGACACCGGACTGCCGCAACATGAAGGCATGGTTCGCGCGCGTCACGCAGCGCATCATGCGCACCCCGGGTGCCGGGCAGTACGTCAACTTCATCAGCCGGCGGCGGTTCCCGCCGGTCTGGTACCGCATCGCGGTCGCCGACCGCGCCCGGCACGCCGCCTTCACCGATCCGGCACGGGCGGCCCTGGAATCCGGCGGCTGCTACTGCTTCGCAAGCTTCGTCCAGGGCATGGTAGAGACCCGCGAGGACGATCCGCTGCTGCGCGTGCCCGACGACCTGCCCGTGACCGTGGTCTGGGGCACGCGCGACCGCACCCATCAGCGGACCGATGCCGGCTCGGTGCAGAATCACTGCCCGCACGCCGAGATCATCCGGTTCGACGCCGTCGGGCACTACCCCGACCTCGAGGCACCCGAGGCCTTCGCGGCGTTGCTGCGCGAGCGCGTGCCGACGCCCACCAGCTGA
- a CDS encoding phosphotransferase family protein: MNETVIDTAGDVRDGEELDIAAVDQWLRARVDGLQGEPEVTQYSGGASNWTYRLAYRSHDLILRRPPAGTKAASAHDMGREFRVQSRLRPAFPYVPEMVAYCDDDAVIGSEFYVMERLRGLIPRAGMPRGVHLDEAATRALCLSVIDKLVALHAVDVDAAGLRDLGKGAGYVRRQIEGWTERYARARTWNVPRFTDVTRWLAAHMPEDAGTCVIHNDFRLDNCVLDPEDPTRVLGVLDWEMATLGCPLMDLGTTLAYWIQADDDPLARATRRQPTHLPGMLTRDEVVDYYCLRTGRTIDNWAFYEVYGLFRLAVIAQQIYYRYHHKQTRNPAFRNLWVVIHYLYWRCRGIIRRAR, translated from the coding sequence ATGAACGAGACGGTTATCGACACCGCGGGCGACGTCCGCGACGGGGAGGAATTGGACATCGCGGCCGTCGACCAGTGGCTGCGGGCACGCGTCGACGGTCTGCAGGGAGAGCCCGAGGTCACCCAGTACAGCGGCGGCGCATCCAACTGGACCTATCGACTGGCGTACCGCTCCCACGACCTCATCCTTCGCCGTCCGCCCGCGGGCACCAAGGCCGCGTCGGCGCACGACATGGGGCGCGAGTTCCGGGTGCAGTCGCGGCTCAGGCCCGCGTTTCCCTACGTACCCGAGATGGTCGCCTACTGCGACGACGACGCCGTCATCGGCAGCGAGTTCTACGTCATGGAGCGGCTGCGCGGGCTGATCCCGCGCGCCGGCATGCCGCGGGGCGTGCATCTCGACGAGGCGGCCACCCGCGCGCTCTGCCTGTCCGTCATCGACAAGCTGGTGGCACTGCACGCGGTGGACGTCGATGCCGCCGGCCTGCGCGATCTGGGCAAGGGCGCCGGCTACGTGCGCCGCCAGATCGAGGGCTGGACCGAGCGCTACGCGCGCGCCCGCACCTGGAACGTGCCGCGCTTCACCGATGTGACGCGCTGGCTGGCCGCGCACATGCCGGAGGACGCGGGCACCTGCGTCATCCACAACGATTTCCGCCTCGACAACTGCGTGCTCGACCCCGAGGACCCGACCCGCGTGCTCGGGGTGCTCGACTGGGAGATGGCGACGCTGGGCTGCCCGCTCATGGATCTGGGGACGACGCTCGCCTACTGGATCCAGGCCGACGACGACCCGCTGGCGCGCGCCACGCGCCGCCAGCCCACGCATCTGCCCGGCATGCTGACGCGCGACGAGGTGGTCGACTACTACTGCCTGCGCACCGGTCGCACCATCGACAACTGGGCCTTCTACGAGGTCTACGGCCTGTTCCGGCTGGCCGTGATCGCGCAGCAGATCTACTACCGCTATCACCACAAGCAGACGCGCAACCCGGCTTTCCGTAATCTCTGGGTCGTCATCCACTACCTGTACTGGCGGTGTCGCGGCATCATCCGGAGGGCCCGCTGA
- a CDS encoding histidine phosphatase family protein: protein MGAVYLIRHGQASFGKADYDQLSDTGMRQASRLGEALSLRLPHPDVIVCGGMLRHQQTAAKALAAMGLPPEWETDTRWNEFDHDEIIRVYEPRYANHAVLTADLARTLKPRRAFQDMFAKAVGRWIDGAHDDDYVEAWPAFCTRVKNASDELCGRLGRGRSAFVFTSGGVITSLAADLMKLGTRETMRLNWTIANASVSKLIFSDRGVYLSTLNEHAHFEGEHRELITYR, encoded by the coding sequence ATGGGCGCGGTCTATCTCATCCGTCACGGTCAGGCCAGCTTCGGCAAGGCCGACTACGACCAGCTTTCCGACACCGGCATGCGACAGGCGAGCCGGCTCGGCGAGGCGCTTTCGCTGCGCCTGCCGCATCCGGACGTCATCGTGTGCGGCGGCATGCTGCGCCACCAGCAGACCGCGGCAAAGGCGCTCGCAGCCATGGGCCTGCCGCCCGAATGGGAAACCGACACGCGCTGGAACGAGTTCGATCACGACGAGATCATCCGCGTCTACGAACCGCGCTACGCCAATCACGCCGTGCTCACCGCGGACCTCGCGCGCACGCTCAAGCCGCGTCGCGCCTTCCAGGACATGTTCGCGAAGGCGGTCGGTCGCTGGATCGACGGCGCCCACGACGACGACTACGTGGAGGCCTGGCCGGCCTTCTGCACGCGGGTCAAGAACGCCAGCGACGAGCTGTGCGGCCGGCTCGGCCGCGGACGCTCGGCCTTCGTGTTCACCTCCGGCGGCGTCATCACCAGCCTCGCCGCCGATCTCATGAAGCTGGGCACGCGCGAGACCATGCGCCTGAACTGGACCATCGCCAATGCCAGTGTCAGCAAGCTCATCTTCTCCGACCGCGGCGTCTATCTCAGCACGCTCAACGAGCACGCCCATTTCGAGGGCGAGCACCGCGAGCTCATCACCTATCGATAG
- a CDS encoding SDR family oxidoreductase translates to MRRNILITGASSGLGAGMARVFAGMNRNLALCARRTDRLETLRDELLRDHPDIRVSIRPLDVDDHDAVFETFRAFDSDLGGLDRVIVNAGMGKGQPLGTGYFYANKQTAYTNFVSALAQMEAATELFRAAGQGHLVPISSISAFRGFPRNLTTYAASKAGLATLAEGLRADLVGTDIKVTTIYPGYIRSEINEKVKKTPFMVDTVTGCRALARAIEKEPAEASVPAWPWVPLGAAMRHMPLRFISRMA, encoded by the coding sequence ATGCGCAGGAACATCCTGATCACCGGCGCGTCCTCCGGCCTCGGCGCCGGGATGGCGCGCGTCTTTGCCGGCATGAACCGCAATCTCGCGCTCTGCGCGCGCCGCACCGACCGGCTCGAGACGCTGCGCGATGAGCTGCTGCGCGATCATCCGGACATCCGCGTCAGCATCCGGCCGCTGGATGTCGACGACCATGACGCCGTGTTCGAGACCTTCCGCGCCTTCGACAGCGACCTCGGTGGACTCGACCGCGTCATCGTCAATGCCGGCATGGGCAAGGGTCAGCCGCTCGGCACCGGCTACTTCTACGCCAACAAGCAGACCGCGTACACCAACTTCGTTTCGGCACTGGCGCAGATGGAAGCGGCCACGGAGCTCTTCCGGGCCGCCGGCCAGGGACACCTGGTACCGATCTCCTCGATCAGCGCGTTCCGCGGCTTCCCGCGCAACCTCACCACCTACGCCGCCAGCAAGGCCGGCCTGGCCACGCTGGCCGAGGGGCTGCGCGCGGACCTCGTCGGTACCGACATCAAGGTCACCACCATCTATCCGGGCTACATCCGCTCGGAGATCAACGAGAAGGTCAAGAAGACGCCGTTCATGGTCGACACCGTGACCGGCTGCCGCGCGCTGGCGCGCGCCATCGAGAAGGAGCCGGCCGAAGCCTCGGTACCGGCCTGGCCGTGGGTGCCGCTGGGCGCGGCCATGCGGCACATGCCGCTGCGCTTCATCTCGCGCATGGCCTGA
- a CDS encoding SRPBCC family protein produces the protein MQRPETLGALRAHFRETVAAPKARVFAFLADHDRFGTLFAPPFAAQPGALIRRTEAAPGDDPNGVGSKRAIRIGGLTLLEEVIITYEPDTLIEYIATRGPIRNHLGRIELGDAAGGGTSLDYRIWADGKLPGVGALVGAQLRAAWKGGWARAAKQLSAG, from the coding sequence ATGCAACGACCCGAGACCCTGGGCGCGCTGCGCGCCCATTTCCGCGAGACCGTGGCCGCACCGAAGGCGCGCGTGTTCGCCTTCCTGGCCGATCACGACCGCTTCGGCACGCTGTTCGCCCCGCCCTTCGCGGCACAGCCCGGCGCGCTGATCCGGCGCACCGAGGCGGCGCCGGGCGACGATCCCAACGGCGTCGGCTCGAAGCGCGCCATCCGCATCGGCGGTCTGACGCTGCTCGAGGAGGTGATCATCACCTACGAGCCCGACACCCTCATCGAGTACATCGCCACCCGCGGGCCGATCCGCAATCACCTCGGGCGCATCGAGCTCGGCGATGCCGCGGGCGGCGGCACCAGCCTCGACTACCGCATCTGGGCGGACGGCAAGCTGCCCGGTGTCGGCGCGCTCGTCGGCGCTCAGCTGCGCGCCGCCTGGAAAGGCGGCTGGGCGCGGGCGGCGAAGCAGCTCAGCGCCGGCTGA
- a CDS encoding MerR family transcriptional regulator yields MTDRKRAEEGRGGETSAASEREYTIDELARAAKTTVRNVRAYQDRGLIPPPERRGRTGYYGPEHLSRLRIIGQMVNRGYTLSSIGELMEAWENGRDIAQLFGLETAVSSPWTDEAGGYFSLPKLVRMFGGRFEPKWLMKATELGILRPEGARFYAPSPRMLRAGAELVKVGIPLDQMLDVVGKLRENVEVAADEMVLLVEQHIFDRFGPGLPPSEEVPALGETIWRLRPLVEVAVLAEVARAMEKAATRHLGDRLAYVLDHLHDSKQTATPASATEAAGTAPEPAPAPARKKAAAKRSGAGKTTARKRSSGAAKKSGSGRRSR; encoded by the coding sequence ATGACCGATCGCAAGCGAGCGGAAGAAGGCCGCGGCGGGGAGACCTCCGCCGCCAGCGAACGCGAATACACCATCGACGAGCTCGCGCGCGCGGCCAAGACGACGGTGCGCAACGTCCGTGCCTATCAGGACCGCGGATTGATCCCGCCGCCCGAGCGGCGCGGGCGTACCGGCTACTACGGACCCGAGCATCTCTCGCGGCTGCGCATCATCGGGCAGATGGTCAACCGCGGCTACACGCTGTCCTCCATCGGCGAGCTCATGGAGGCCTGGGAGAACGGCCGCGACATCGCCCAGCTCTTCGGCCTGGAGACGGCCGTCTCCAGCCCGTGGACCGACGAGGCGGGCGGCTACTTCTCGCTGCCCAAGCTGGTCCGCATGTTCGGCGGGCGCTTCGAGCCGAAGTGGCTGATGAAGGCCACCGAGCTCGGCATCCTGCGGCCGGAGGGCGCCCGCTTCTACGCCCCCAGCCCGCGCATGCTGCGCGCCGGCGCCGAACTGGTGAAGGTCGGGATTCCGCTCGACCAGATGCTGGACGTGGTCGGCAAGCTGCGCGAGAACGTCGAGGTGGCCGCGGACGAGATGGTGCTGCTGGTGGAGCAGCACATCTTCGACCGCTTCGGTCCGGGCCTGCCACCGTCCGAGGAGGTTCCGGCGCTGGGCGAGACCATCTGGCGGCTGCGCCCGCTGGTGGAGGTCGCGGTGCTCGCCGAGGTGGCGCGCGCCATGGAGAAGGCCGCCACGCGCCACCTCGGGGATCGGCTCGCCTACGTGCTCGACCATCTGCACGACAGCAAGCAGACGGCGACGCCGGCATCCGCCACGGAAGCCGCCGGCACGGCGCCCGAGCCGGCGCCGGCGCCGGCAAGGAAAAAGGCGGCGGCCAAGCGCTCCGGCGCCGGGAAGACCACCGCGCGCAAGCGCAGCTCGGGGGCCGCCAAGAAGAGCGGCTCCGGCCGACGCTCGCGCTGA
- a CDS encoding SDR family oxidoreductase: protein MSRPGRRYAGRVAAITGAGSGIGRALAHRLAGHGCHLALSDVNGEALATVAGALAESGVRVTTALVDVADRQQVASWAEAVAAEHGAVHFIFNNAGVALGSPIDGMSDDDLRWLMDINFWGVVHGTQAFLPHLKAGGDGHVVNISSIFGLIGVPSQGAYNAAKFAVRGYTEALRQELDMADCGVSATTVHPGGIKTNIAQAARFADNMDGIAPDGAEAGKKRFERLFITTPESAADTILRGVARNARRVLIGPDAYAVDAMQRLLPTGYQRLVGSATRRLMQRG, encoded by the coding sequence GTGAGTCGACCGGGCAGACGCTACGCCGGGCGCGTGGCCGCCATCACCGGTGCCGGCAGCGGCATCGGCCGTGCGCTGGCCCATCGCCTGGCGGGGCACGGGTGTCATCTGGCGCTCTCCGACGTCAACGGCGAGGCGCTGGCGACGGTTGCCGGCGCGCTGGCCGAAAGCGGCGTGCGCGTCACCACGGCGCTGGTCGATGTCGCCGACAGGCAGCAGGTGGCGAGCTGGGCCGAGGCGGTCGCGGCCGAGCACGGCGCGGTGCACTTCATCTTCAACAATGCCGGCGTCGCGCTGGGCAGCCCCATCGACGGCATGTCCGACGACGACCTGCGCTGGCTGATGGACATCAACTTCTGGGGCGTGGTCCACGGCACGCAGGCCTTCCTGCCGCACCTCAAGGCCGGCGGGGACGGCCACGTGGTCAACATCTCCAGCATCTTCGGCCTCATCGGCGTGCCCTCGCAGGGTGCCTACAACGCGGCCAAGTTCGCGGTGCGCGGCTACACCGAGGCGCTGCGCCAGGAGCTCGACATGGCCGACTGCGGCGTCAGCGCCACCACCGTGCATCCGGGCGGCATCAAGACCAACATCGCGCAGGCGGCGCGCTTCGCCGACAACATGGACGGCATTGCGCCCGACGGCGCCGAGGCCGGCAAGAAGCGCTTCGAGCGTCTCTTCATCACCACCCCGGAGTCGGCCGCCGACACCATCCTGCGCGGCGTCGCACGCAACGCCCGGCGCGTGCTGATCGGTCCGGACGCCTACGCCGTCGATGCCATGCAGCGGCTGCTGCCGACCGGCTACCAGCGGCTCGTCGGCAGCGCCACGCGGCGCCTGATGCAGCGCGGCTGA
- a CDS encoding NAD(P)/FAD-dependent oxidoreductase — MAFDASRATARPTRVDVLIVGTGFAGLGMAIRLKERGRDDFVVLERDDGVAGTWRANHYPGCACDVQSHLYSFSFEPNPEWTRAFAPQPEIRRYLEHCAEKYALMPHIRFGHEVNGMEWDAGAQRWDVRTANGARFSARVVVSGMGGLSNPAIPDIPGTGDFAGPTFHSATWNHDIDLAGKRVAVIGTGASAIQFVPQIAPKVAQLDLYQRSPAWIMPKPDRPITALERALYRRFPALQRIARTALYARLESRAVAFVLEPRLLRMVRAIAKTYLRLQVRDPELRAKLTPDYEIGCKRVLISDDYYPALTRDNVDVVTDGITRITEKGVVTADGTERPADVIIYGTGFRAQDPIPPRTIIGRDGRDITEGWDESGPQAYYGTAMAGFPNLFFIVGPNTGLGHNSMVFMIETQIGYIIDCLERMERNGLAAIEPRADAQARFNAWIDETHARGTAWSTGCTSWYIHQPSGRNTTLWPGFTFAYRHAMRRMRTGDYRMVPASAEAKETAS, encoded by the coding sequence ATGGCTTTCGACGCAAGCCGCGCCACTGCGCGGCCCACCCGGGTCGACGTCCTCATCGTCGGCACCGGATTCGCCGGTCTCGGCATGGCGATCCGCCTCAAGGAGCGCGGTCGCGACGACTTCGTCGTGCTGGAGCGCGACGACGGCGTCGCGGGCACCTGGCGCGCCAATCACTACCCGGGCTGCGCCTGCGACGTGCAGTCGCACCTGTACTCCTTCTCGTTCGAGCCCAACCCCGAGTGGACGCGCGCCTTCGCGCCGCAGCCGGAGATCCGGCGCTATCTCGAGCACTGCGCCGAGAAGTACGCGCTCATGCCCCACATCCGCTTCGGGCACGAGGTGAACGGCATGGAGTGGGACGCCGGCGCCCAGCGCTGGGACGTCCGCACCGCCAACGGCGCGCGCTTCTCGGCGCGCGTCGTGGTCTCGGGCATGGGCGGATTGAGCAATCCGGCGATTCCGGATATCCCCGGCACCGGAGACTTCGCCGGTCCGACCTTCCATTCGGCGACCTGGAACCACGACATCGACCTCGCGGGCAAGCGCGTAGCGGTGATCGGCACGGGCGCCAGCGCCATCCAGTTTGTGCCGCAAATTGCGCCCAAAGTCGCGCAACTGGACCTGTACCAGCGGTCACCTGCCTGGATCATGCCGAAACCGGATCGGCCGATCACGGCCCTCGAGCGGGCGCTGTACCGACGCTTCCCGGCGCTGCAGCGCATTGCGCGCACGGCACTCTATGCGCGCCTCGAGTCGCGCGCGGTCGCCTTCGTGCTGGAGCCGCGCCTGCTGCGCATGGTGCGCGCCATCGCCAAGACCTATCTGCGCCTGCAGGTGCGCGATCCCGAGCTGCGCGCCAAGCTCACGCCCGACTACGAGATCGGCTGCAAGCGCGTGCTGATCAGCGACGACTACTATCCGGCGCTCACCCGTGACAACGTCGACGTGGTGACCGACGGCATCACGCGCATCACCGAGAAGGGCGTGGTAACGGCCGACGGCACCGAGCGGCCGGCCGACGTCATCATCTACGGCACCGGCTTCCGGGCCCAGGACCCGATCCCGCCGCGCACCATCATCGGTCGCGACGGGCGCGACATCACCGAGGGCTGGGACGAGAGCGGTCCGCAGGCGTACTACGGAACGGCCATGGCCGGCTTCCCGAACCTGTTCTTCATCGTGGGCCCGAATACTGGCCTCGGTCACAACTCGATGGTGTTCATGATCGAGACCCAGATCGGCTACATCATCGACTGTCTCGAGCGCATGGAGCGCAACGGTCTCGCCGCGATCGAGCCGCGCGCCGATGCCCAGGCCCGCTTCAACGCCTGGATCGACGAGACCCACGCCAGGGGCACGGCCTGGTCCACCGGGTGCACCAGCTGGTACATCCATCAGCCCAGCGGGCGCAACACCACGCTGTGGCCCGGCTTTACCTTCGCCTATCGCCACGCCATGCGCCGCATGCGCACCGGCGACTACCGCATGGTGCCGGCGAGCGCGGAAGCGAAGGAGACCGCATCGTGA
- a CDS encoding class I SAM-dependent methyltransferase: MKSANEQHFGSDPIAVRDSDHFTAEYTKSFAEKWDDLIDWDSRADSEGRFFIDLLKQHGKHKILDAACGTGFHSVRLMREGFDVVSADGAPEMLSIAFDNGRKYGMILRTVQADWRWLNRDVHGKFDAIIVLGNSFTHLFDERDRRKALAEFYAALRHDGILILDQRNYDRIVDKGFSSKHKYYYCGDQVSAEPEHVDEGLARFCYSFPDGSQYHLNMFPLRKDYTRKLMHEVGFQKIDTYGDFQETHREDEPDFYIHVAHKDYHSGDES; encoded by the coding sequence ATGAAATCTGCGAACGAGCAACACTTCGGGTCCGACCCGATCGCGGTCCGCGACTCGGACCATTTCACCGCGGAGTACACCAAGTCCTTCGCCGAAAAGTGGGATGACCTGATCGACTGGGACAGTCGCGCCGACTCCGAAGGCCGCTTCTTCATCGATCTGCTGAAGCAGCACGGCAAGCACAAGATTCTGGACGCCGCCTGCGGCACCGGCTTCCACTCGGTGCGCCTCATGCGCGAGGGCTTCGACGTGGTGAGCGCTGACGGCGCGCCCGAGATGCTGTCGATCGCCTTCGACAACGGCCGCAAGTACGGCATGATCCTGCGCACCGTCCAGGCGGACTGGCGCTGGCTCAACCGCGACGTGCACGGCAAGTTCGACGCCATCATCGTGCTCGGCAACTCCTTCACGCACCTCTTCGACGAGCGTGATCGCCGCAAGGCGCTGGCCGAGTTCTACGCCGCGCTGCGGCACGACGGCATCCTGATCCTCGATCAGCGCAACTACGACCGCATCGTCGACAAGGGCTTCTCGTCGAAGCACAAGTACTACTACTGCGGCGATCAGGTCTCGGCCGAGCCCGAGCACGTCGACGAGGGTCTGGCGCGCTTCTGCTACAGCTTCCCGGACGGCTCGCAGTACCACCTCAACATGTTCCCGCTGCGCAAGGACTACACGCGCAAGCTCATGCACGAGGTCGGCTTCCAGAAGATCGACACCTACGGCGACTTCCAGGAGACCCACCGCGAGGACGAGCCGGACTTCTACATCCACGTCGCCCACAAGGACTATCACTCCGGGGACGAGTCCTGA
- a CDS encoding methyltransferase domain-containing protein yields the protein MAKYDDAAINTARDYYNSEDADNFYFHVWGGEDIHVGLYKDDQEPIRDASHRTVERMVERLTNLSRDSKVLDVGAGYGGSMRHLARTVGCHCVALNLSEVENDRDREMNREQGLDQLIDVVDAAFEKLDYPDNSFDVVWSQDAILHSAERETVLAEVARVLKPGGEFVMTDPMAADDCPEGVLEPILARIHLPSLGTPGFYVETAKKLGLEDLGFEDHSHQLPRHYGRVRAELTRLAPELKGKVSDEYIERMKTGLGHWVNGGNNGHLAWGIFHFRKA from the coding sequence ATGGCGAAGTACGACGACGCCGCGATCAACACTGCCCGCGACTACTACAACAGTGAGGACGCGGACAACTTCTACTTCCACGTCTGGGGCGGAGAGGACATCCACGTCGGCCTTTACAAGGACGATCAGGAGCCCATCCGCGACGCCAGTCACCGCACGGTCGAGCGCATGGTCGAGCGGCTCACCAACCTGTCCAGGGACAGCAAGGTGCTCGACGTCGGCGCCGGCTACGGTGGTTCCATGCGGCATCTGGCGCGCACCGTCGGCTGCCACTGCGTGGCGCTCAACCTGAGCGAGGTCGAGAACGACCGCGACCGCGAGATGAACAGGGAGCAGGGGCTCGATCAGCTCATCGACGTCGTCGATGCCGCGTTCGAGAAGCTCGACTACCCCGACAACAGCTTCGACGTCGTCTGGTCGCAGGACGCCATCCTGCACAGTGCCGAGCGCGAGACCGTGCTGGCCGAGGTGGCGCGCGTGCTGAAGCCGGGCGGCGAGTTCGTCATGACCGACCCGATGGCGGCCGACGACTGCCCCGAGGGCGTGCTCGAGCCGATCCTCGCGCGCATTCACCTGCCCAGCCTCGGCACGCCGGGCTTCTACGTGGAGACCGCGAAGAAGCTGGGTCTCGAGGACCTCGGCTTCGAGGACCACAGCCATCAGCTGCCGCGCCACTACGGCCGCGTGCGCGCCGAGCTCACGCGTCTGGCGCCGGAGCTCAAGGGCAAGGTCAGCGACGAGTACATCGAGCGCATGAAGACCGGCCTGGGCCACTGGGTCAACGGTGGCAACAACGGCCATCTCGCCTGGGGCATCTTCCACTTCCGGAAGGCCTGA